In Strigops habroptila isolate Jane chromosome 2, bStrHab1.2.pri, whole genome shotgun sequence, one genomic interval encodes:
- the MTNR1B gene encoding melatonin receptor type 1B isoform X2, whose amino-acid sequence MLENGSLRNCCDPGGRAHFGLAEREEEEAAAGAPRPAWVVTALSSVLIFTTVVDILGNLLVIVSVFKNRKLRNAAPFMQKETAVVPTP is encoded by the exons ATGCTGGAGAATGGCTCCCTGAGGAACTGCTGCGACCCGGGCGGGAGAGCCCACTTCGGCTTGGcggagcgggaggaggaggaggcggcggcgggagccccGCGGCCCGCCTGGGTGGTGACGGCGCTCTCCAGCGTGCTGATCTTCACCACCGTGGTGGACATCTTGGGCAACCTGCTGGTCATCGTCTCCGTCTTCAAGAACCGCAAGCTTCGGAACGCAG CACCATtcatgcaaaaagaaacagcagttgTGCCAACACCATAG